A stretch of DNA from Campylobacter concisus:
GCCGTATAGTGGCGCTTGCTAAGCCAAGTGATGTCGAAAAAACGCAGTGGTATTTTCAAAGATATGTGACTCATCTACCAAGTGCTGGAGAGATCGTGATCTTTGATAGAAGCTGGTACAATAGAGCTGGTGTTGAGCCAGTGATGGGCTTTTGCACGCAAGAAGAGCATAAAGAATTTTTACGTGAAGTGCCAAAATTTGAAGAGATGATCATAAACTCCGGCATAATTTTCTTTAAAATTTATCTTTCAATCACAAAAGATGAGCAGAAAAAACGCTTCAAAGAGAGGCAAAATGATCCGTTAAAGCAATTTAAAATTTCACCCGTTGATCAAAAAGCACAAGAACTTTGGGATCAATACTCTATCGCTAAATATTCGATGCTTCTTGCCTCTCACAATAGCATTTCACCATGGGTTATCGTCTCAAGTGATAACAAAAAAGAAGCTAGGCTAAATGTCTTTAAATTTATCCTAAGTCACGTTGAATATCCAAAAAAGATAAATGACTACTTGGAATTTGACAAAAACGTCGTAAGAGATGGAAGTGAAGAGATAAAACGCATAGAAGAAGGGCTAAATAAAGACAAGTTAAAGAGTATCGATTAAAGAATTTTTAAGTTCTAGCTGGCGATTTGCTTAGATTTGTTAGCTAAATTTTTAAGCCCACCACATTACTTTTGCTAAAATGACCATTATTAGGCAAAGCACTAGAGCTATTAAATGTGAAAATTTGCCAAATGGATCAGTTTTTTTTAAAATAACGACATTAAAAACAGATATAAAAGTTACAAGGCACATTATAAGTAAAACAAAAATTTTTACAAGCAGTAGTTTTTGAAAGTTGCTTTGCCACCAGCCAAGCTCACCTCCAAAATAGTCTTTTGCCATATAAGCGCCACTTATTAAAAGCAATAAAAATGCCGTGCCAAAAACCTTTGCGCTGCCTTTTGTGTAGGCTTTTTTAACTATTTCAAGGGTTTTAGTATCAACCGTTTTTTTAGCAAACGGATATATGCAAACATCGAAAAATACGTATCCTATAAATACAATGGCACAAATTAAATGAGTAATCAAAAAAAATAAGTACATTTTTTCGCCTTTTTGTTTGGCATTATATAAATTTTAACTATTTAAATTACTTATTTTGAATCAATTTTAAGAATTTATGAAGATAAATTTAGAAAAGAGCAAGGCAAGTGCCCTGCTCTAGGATTTTTACTCGACTTCAGCGTCTATAACGTCGTCGTCTTTTTTGTTGTTTCCGCCGTTTGCGCCAGCGTTTTCATCTTTTTTATACATAGCTTCTGCTAGTTTGTGGCTAGCTTTGCTTAGAGCTTCTACTTTTGCGTCGATCTGCTCTTTTGAAGAGTTTTCATCTTTTAAGACCTCTTTTAGGTCATTTAGCGCAGCTTCGATCTTGCTTCTATCTTCAGCTGGGACTTTCTCGCCAAGCTCGCTCATGCTCTTTTCAGTTTGATGAACAAGTGCGTCTGCTTGGTTTCTAGCTTCAACTGCGTCTTTACGCTTTTTATCCTCTTCTTTGTGAAGCTCAGCATCTTTTACCATGCTATTTATCTCATCTTCGCTAAGACCGCTTGATCCTGAGATAGTGATGTTTTGAGCTTTGCCAGTTGCTTTATCTTTTGCTGAAACGGTCAAAATTCCGTTTGCGTCGATGTCAAATTCAACTTCTATTTGAGGCACACCTCTTGGAGCTGCTGGGATACCCTCGAGATTGAAATTTCCAAGTGATTTATTATCCCTTGCAAACTCACGCTCACCTTGTAAAACCATGATAGTAACAGCACTTTGGTTATCTTCAGCAGTCGAGAAGACTTGGCTTTTCTTAGTTGGTATAGTTGTACCTTTTTCTATGATCTTAGTCATCACGCCGCCAAGTGTCTCGATACCAAGGCTAAGTGGAGTAACGTCAAGAAGTAGCACATCTTTAACGTCACCTTTTATAACCGCACCTTGGATAGCAGCACCGATAGCTACGACTTCATCTGGATTTACGCTCTTATTTAGCTCTTTGCCAAATGCCTTTTTAACCTCTTCTTGAACAAGTGGCACACGAGTTGAACCACCGACCATTACGACCTCTTTGATGTCGCCCTTGCTTAGACCTGCATCTTTGATGACTTCATTTATCTTAGTGATAGTCTCACCCACAAGTGAGTCGATCATGCCTTCAAATTTAGCGCGAGTTAGCTTTTTGACAAGGTGTTTTGGACCAGTCGCGTCAGCTGTGATAAATGGTAAATTTATCTCAGTCTCTTGAGCCGAGCTTAGCTCTTTTTTAGCATTTTCAGCGGCTTCTTTTAAGCGTTGAAGCGCCATGATATCGCCTTTTAGATCGATACCAGTTTCGTTTTTAAACTCACTTACCAACCAGTCGATGATCTTGTTATCAAAGTCATCACCACCTAAAAATGCATTACCGCCAGTTGCCAAAACTTCAACTATATTATCGCCAGTTTCTAGCACTGTAACGTCGAATGTACCGCCACCTAGGTCATAAACTAAAATTTTCTCAGCCTCTTTTTTATCAAGACCATAAGCAAGTGCCGCAGCTGTTGGCTCGTTGATGATACGAAGCACGTTTAGACCTGCGATCGTTCCAGCTTCTTTTGTAGCCTTTCTTTGGCTATCGTTAAAGTAAGCTGGCACAGTAATAACCGCATCTGTTACCTTCTCACCAAGATATGCTTCAGCATCTTCTTTTAGTTTGATAAGAATTTTTGCTGAAATTTCTTGCGGAGTATAGACCTTGCCAGCGATCTCAACCGCGCAAGCGCCGTTTCTATCTACAACATGATATGGCAAGCGAGCCTTTGCCTCTTCAGCATTTTTTTCATTGCTCATCAAACCCATGATACGTTTGATAGAATATATCGTTTTTTCAGGGTTTGTAACTGCTTGACGTTTTGCAACATCACCTACTAAAATTTCACCTTTGTCTGTAAAAGCAACAACAGATGGAGTTGTGTTTTTACCCTCTTTGTTTGGGATAACCTTGCTCTCGCCGCGCTCAAAAACGCTCACACAAGAGTTTGTTGTACCTAAGTCTATACCTATAACTTTTGACATATTTTTCCTTTATTAGATTTATTTTTTAAATTTAGTTTGCCACACTGACCATGGCTGGGCGCAAAACCCTACCATTTATCATATAGCCTTTTTGCAAAGCTTGCACGATCTGACCGCTTTGCTTTTCCTCGCTATCGACCCTTAAAACGGCATTATGCACATTTGGATCAAACTCGACATCAGTTGCGATCTCGCTCACGCCATGCTTTTCAAAACATTTCTTAAACTGATTTATCGTTATCAAAATGCCCTCTTTGATCTTTTTAGCAAATTCATC
This window harbors:
- the ppk2 gene encoding polyphosphate kinase 2, which produces MSKDKKHQKSEKLGYEEELRLLQIELLKFQNYVKEKGLRVLMLMEGRDAAGKGGTIKRLTEHLNPRGCRIVALAKPSDVEKTQWYFQRYVTHLPSAGEIVIFDRSWYNRAGVEPVMGFCTQEEHKEFLREVPKFEEMIINSGIIFFKIYLSITKDEQKKRFKERQNDPLKQFKISPVDQKAQELWDQYSIAKYSMLLASHNSISPWVIVSSDNKKEARLNVFKFILSHVEYPKKINDYLEFDKNVVRDGSEEIKRIEEGLNKDKLKSID
- a CDS encoding trehalose-6-phosphate synthase yields the protein MYLFFLITHLICAIVFIGYVFFDVCIYPFAKKTVDTKTLEIVKKAYTKGSAKVFGTAFLLLLISGAYMAKDYFGGELGWWQSNFQKLLLVKIFVLLIMCLVTFISVFNVVILKKTDPFGKFSHLIALVLCLIMVILAKVMWWA
- the dnaK gene encoding molecular chaperone DnaK; translation: MSKVIGIDLGTTNSCVSVFERGESKVIPNKEGKNTTPSVVAFTDKGEILVGDVAKRQAVTNPEKTIYSIKRIMGLMSNEKNAEEAKARLPYHVVDRNGACAVEIAGKVYTPQEISAKILIKLKEDAEAYLGEKVTDAVITVPAYFNDSQRKATKEAGTIAGLNVLRIINEPTAAALAYGLDKKEAEKILVYDLGGGTFDVTVLETGDNIVEVLATGGNAFLGGDDFDNKIIDWLVSEFKNETGIDLKGDIMALQRLKEAAENAKKELSSAQETEINLPFITADATGPKHLVKKLTRAKFEGMIDSLVGETITKINEVIKDAGLSKGDIKEVVMVGGSTRVPLVQEEVKKAFGKELNKSVNPDEVVAIGAAIQGAVIKGDVKDVLLLDVTPLSLGIETLGGVMTKIIEKGTTIPTKKSQVFSTAEDNQSAVTIMVLQGEREFARDNKSLGNFNLEGIPAAPRGVPQIEVEFDIDANGILTVSAKDKATGKAQNITISGSSGLSEDEINSMVKDAELHKEEDKKRKDAVEARNQADALVHQTEKSMSELGEKVPAEDRSKIEAALNDLKEVLKDENSSKEQIDAKVEALSKASHKLAEAMYKKDENAGANGGNNKKDDDVIDAEVE